A section of the Cryobacterium soli genome encodes:
- a CDS encoding Lrp/AsnC family transcriptional regulator: MSSNTRGSAGKPAQLDDVSKKIIEQLQVDGRRSYAEIGKAVGLSEAAVRQRVQKLTEAGVMQVVAVTDPMQLGFYRQAMIGIRATGDTRVLADQLAAIPAVDYVVLTAGSFDILAEVVCENDDELIALLNSQIRALEGVSSTETFVYLKLHKQLYNWGTR, from the coding sequence ATGAGCAGCAATACACGCGGAAGTGCGGGCAAACCGGCACAGCTGGACGACGTGTCCAAGAAGATCATCGAACAGCTGCAGGTCGACGGCCGCCGCTCCTATGCCGAGATCGGCAAGGCTGTGGGGCTCAGCGAGGCCGCCGTGCGCCAGCGGGTGCAGAAGCTCACCGAGGCCGGCGTCATGCAGGTGGTCGCGGTGACCGATCCCATGCAATTGGGCTTCTACCGCCAGGCGATGATCGGCATCCGCGCCACCGGCGACACCCGGGTGCTCGCCGACCAGCTCGCGGCCATACCGGCGGTGGACTACGTCGTGCTCACCGCGGGCTCCTTCGACATCCTCGCCGAGGTGGTCTGTGAGAACGACGACGAGCTCATCGCCCTGCTCAACTCGCAGATACGCGCCCTCGAGGGGGTCTCGTCCACCGAGACCTTCGTCTACCTGAAGCTTCACAAGCAGCTGTACAACTGGGGAACACGGTGA